Proteins co-encoded in one Luteolibacter sp. Y139 genomic window:
- a CDS encoding efflux RND transporter permease subunit, whose product MARFFIDRPVFAWVVSILIVLIGAISITKLPVAQYPQVAPPSISITANYAGASAETLTDTVTSVIEQQLNGIDNLLYMSSASDANGTATITLYFEPGTNADVAQVQVQNKVQLATPSLPQTVQQQGVVVAKATRNFMMFICLSSEDGSMDAVALGNYLSTNVLDPLRRVDGVGEVIQFGTQYAMRVWLDPDKMVSYNLTPADVNEAIRAQNAQVPVGQLGALPAVEGQQLNIILQGRASLREAEQFENIVLRVNTDGSRVYLRDVARVEMGGQDYSIKARIDGSAASAAAVKLAPTGNALDTANAVRAEVERLQQFFPPGVKVTFPLDTSTFVKISVEEVIKTLVEAIALVFLVMYLFLQNFRATLIPTLVVPVALMGTCALMAAFGFSINVLTMFGMVLAIGILVDDAIVVVENVERIMSEEGLPAKEATRKAMDQITGALIGITVVLTAVFIPMAFFGGSVGTIYRQFTMSMVSCMLFSVFLAMSLTPALCGTLLKQVDAGHHHAKRGFFGWFNRAFDATTNRYQKIIGGFLKQAWTGLIALAAVVVLVGFLYKKMPSSFLPEEDQGYFLALIALPDGATDTRTSEALLKAEDFFSKQPEIEHYFTVSGFSFTGKAQNSGLAFLRLKPWEEREGKEHNVQAVIKRGIMALGGIKDAMVFPLNPPAIPELGTSSGFDFWLQDVGGVGHDALMAARNQMLGMAAQSPVLAGVRPQGLNDTAQMKIDIDQDKASALGISLADINTIMQTAFGSAYVNNFVNGTRVQRVITQLDAKFRMTPDDLGNVHVRNNQGKMVPMSAFTSTRWAFGSPQLQRYDGLPAVNIVGAAKPGMSSGQAMDEMEKLAKQLPPGIGYAWSGQSLEEKISGNQAPALYAVSLAIVFLCLAALYESWSIPVAVIMVVPLGILGALAAVFFRDLPNDVYFKVGLLTTVGLSTKNAILIIEFALDLEKEGRGLRESILEAVKLRLRPILMTSMAFVLGVVPLVISTGAGSASQNAIGTGVAGGMISGTILAVFLVPVFYMVIRRLTKKKAPATNPESNSSSESQPGELSHA is encoded by the coding sequence ATGGCCCGCTTCTTCATTGACCGCCCCGTTTTCGCGTGGGTCGTGTCCATTCTCATCGTGCTGATCGGGGCAATCTCGATCACGAAGCTGCCGGTGGCGCAGTATCCGCAGGTGGCGCCGCCATCGATCTCGATCACCGCGAACTATGCGGGTGCTTCTGCTGAAACGCTGACCGACACGGTGACCTCGGTCATCGAGCAGCAGCTGAACGGTATCGACAACCTGCTCTACATGTCGTCCGCGAGCGACGCGAACGGGACGGCGACGATCACGCTCTACTTCGAGCCAGGCACCAATGCGGACGTGGCGCAGGTGCAGGTGCAGAACAAGGTGCAGCTGGCGACGCCGAGCCTGCCACAGACCGTGCAGCAGCAGGGTGTGGTGGTGGCGAAGGCGACGCGGAACTTCATGATGTTCATCTGTCTGTCCTCCGAGGACGGCAGCATGGATGCGGTGGCGCTGGGGAACTATCTTTCGACCAATGTGCTCGACCCGCTGCGCCGCGTGGATGGGGTGGGTGAGGTGATCCAATTCGGCACGCAGTACGCGATGCGCGTGTGGCTCGATCCGGACAAGATGGTCAGCTACAACCTGACTCCCGCGGACGTGAACGAAGCCATCCGGGCGCAGAATGCGCAGGTGCCGGTTGGTCAGCTGGGTGCCTTGCCTGCAGTGGAAGGCCAGCAGCTCAATATCATTCTCCAAGGACGCGCGAGCCTGCGCGAGGCGGAGCAGTTCGAGAACATCGTGCTGCGCGTGAACACCGATGGCTCGCGTGTCTACCTGCGCGATGTGGCCCGCGTGGAGATGGGCGGCCAGGACTACTCGATCAAGGCGCGCATTGACGGTAGTGCGGCATCGGCCGCGGCGGTGAAGCTCGCGCCGACTGGCAACGCGCTCGATACCGCGAATGCGGTGCGTGCCGAGGTGGAGCGCTTGCAACAGTTCTTCCCGCCGGGGGTGAAGGTGACCTTCCCGCTCGACACGTCCACCTTCGTGAAGATCTCCGTGGAGGAGGTGATCAAGACGCTGGTGGAGGCGATCGCGCTGGTGTTCCTGGTGATGTATCTGTTCCTGCAGAACTTCCGGGCCACGCTGATCCCGACGCTGGTGGTGCCGGTGGCATTGATGGGAACGTGTGCGCTGATGGCCGCCTTCGGGTTCTCGATCAACGTGCTGACGATGTTCGGCATGGTGTTGGCGATCGGCATCCTGGTGGACGATGCGATCGTGGTGGTGGAGAACGTGGAGCGCATCATGAGCGAGGAGGGGCTTCCCGCGAAGGAGGCCACCCGCAAGGCGATGGACCAGATCACCGGCGCGCTGATCGGGATCACGGTGGTGCTCACCGCGGTGTTCATTCCGATGGCTTTCTTCGGTGGATCGGTGGGCACGATTTATCGCCAGTTCACGATGTCGATGGTGTCGTGCATGCTGTTCTCCGTCTTCCTCGCGATGTCGCTGACGCCAGCGCTGTGCGGCACGCTGCTGAAGCAGGTGGATGCCGGTCATCACCATGCGAAGCGCGGTTTCTTCGGCTGGTTCAACCGGGCCTTCGATGCGACGACGAATCGTTACCAGAAGATCATTGGTGGTTTCTTGAAGCAGGCTTGGACCGGGCTGATCGCGCTCGCCGCGGTGGTGGTGCTGGTGGGTTTCCTCTACAAGAAGATGCCATCGTCCTTCCTTCCGGAAGAAGACCAAGGCTACTTCCTGGCCCTGATCGCACTGCCTGACGGCGCGACCGATACACGGACGAGCGAGGCTCTGCTGAAGGCAGAGGATTTCTTCTCCAAGCAGCCTGAGATCGAACACTACTTCACCGTCTCCGGCTTCAGCTTCACGGGTAAGGCGCAGAACTCCGGCCTGGCCTTCCTCCGGCTCAAGCCGTGGGAGGAGCGTGAGGGCAAGGAGCACAACGTCCAAGCGGTGATCAAGCGGGGCATCATGGCGCTCGGCGGGATCAAGGACGCGATGGTCTTCCCGCTGAATCCGCCGGCGATTCCTGAGCTCGGCACCTCATCCGGATTCGACTTCTGGCTGCAAGATGTCGGTGGCGTGGGTCACGACGCGCTGATGGCGGCGCGCAACCAGATGCTCGGGATGGCGGCGCAGAGTCCGGTGCTAGCCGGTGTGCGTCCTCAGGGTCTGAACGACACCGCGCAGATGAAGATCGACATCGACCAGGACAAGGCGAGTGCGCTCGGCATCTCGCTGGCCGATATCAATACGATCATGCAGACGGCCTTCGGGTCGGCGTATGTGAACAATTTCGTCAATGGCACCCGCGTGCAGCGCGTGATCACCCAGCTCGATGCGAAGTTCCGCATGACGCCTGATGATCTCGGAAACGTCCATGTGCGGAACAACCAGGGCAAGATGGTGCCGATGTCCGCCTTCACCTCGACCCGGTGGGCCTTCGGCTCGCCGCAGCTCCAGCGCTATGACGGGCTGCCCGCGGTGAACATCGTGGGGGCGGCCAAGCCGGGCATGAGCTCGGGGCAGGCGATGGATGAGATGGAGAAGCTGGCGAAGCAGCTGCCGCCCGGCATCGGCTACGCGTGGAGCGGCCAGTCGCTGGAGGAAAAGATTTCCGGCAACCAGGCGCCGGCGCTCTACGCGGTGTCGCTGGCGATCGTTTTCCTCTGTCTGGCGGCGCTCTACGAGAGCTGGTCGATCCCGGTGGCAGTTATCATGGTGGTGCCGCTCGGCATCCTCGGGGCGCTCGCGGCGGTGTTCTTCCGCGACCTGCCGAATGACGTGTATTTCAAGGTGGGCCTGCTCACGACGGTGGGTCTCTCGACCAAGAACGCGATCCTGATCATCGAATTCGCGCTCGATCTCGAAAAGGAGGGCAGGGGGCTGAGGGAGTCGATCCTGGAGGCGGTGAAACTCCGCCTGCGTCCGATTTTGATGACATCGATGGCCTTCGTTCTGGGCGTCGTGCCGCTGGTGATCAGCACCGGAGCCGGCTCCGCCAGCCAAAATGCGATTGGCACCGGCGTGGCGGGGGGCATGATCTCGGGCACAATCCTTGCGGTCTTCCTCGTTCCTGTCTTTTATATGGTCATTCGCCGTCTAACAAAAAAGAAGGCCCCCGCGACAAATCCGGAATCCAATTCGTCATCTGAATCTCAACCCGGAGAACTCTCCCATGCGTAA
- a CDS encoding FG-GAP repeat domain-containing protein has protein sequence MPRSHALLLLSSCVSLHALPEAPPAAFRAQTLDAKLGIGYGLSIADIDGDGKQDIVLVDAKETVWYQNPDWTKHQMTGSLTKLDHVCVAACDIDHDKKAEVAIGAEWNPGDTKNSGAVFTLTAPDDRTKAWTAHEQHREPTVHRMHWVKESPDHHFLAVLPLHGCNNVNTEGDGIRFLGYRPSADKEWPTFLINDQFHLAHNFDPVTWPGDTGDALLVACKEGVHLLEKSDNAWKPTRLTEKGAGEVRLGKLPSGQRMIATIEPFHGNTLAINPENKDGLWSAKRVVLDESLAEGHALAAADFLGLGYDQVIAGWRKANAENKVGIRLYIPTSDDGSTWKQHAVIDDNTMACEDFKIADLNADGKPDIIAAGRATKNLIVYWNERK, from the coding sequence ATGCCCCGGTCCCACGCTCTTCTGCTCCTGTCCTCCTGCGTCTCCCTCCACGCCCTGCCCGAGGCCCCACCCGCCGCCTTCCGTGCCCAGACGCTGGATGCCAAGCTCGGCATCGGCTACGGCCTTTCCATCGCCGACATCGATGGCGACGGCAAACAGGACATCGTCCTCGTGGATGCCAAGGAAACCGTCTGGTACCAGAACCCCGACTGGACCAAGCACCAGATGACCGGCTCGCTGACCAAGCTCGACCACGTCTGCGTCGCCGCCTGCGACATTGACCACGACAAGAAAGCCGAAGTCGCCATCGGCGCGGAGTGGAATCCCGGCGATACCAAGAACAGCGGCGCCGTCTTCACCCTCACCGCCCCGGATGACCGCACCAAGGCATGGACCGCACACGAGCAACACCGCGAGCCAACCGTCCACCGCATGCACTGGGTCAAGGAATCACCCGACCACCACTTCCTCGCCGTCCTCCCTCTCCACGGCTGCAACAACGTGAACACCGAGGGCGATGGCATCCGCTTCCTCGGCTACCGGCCAAGCGCTGACAAGGAGTGGCCCACCTTCCTCATCAACGACCAATTCCATCTCGCCCACAATTTCGATCCCGTCACTTGGCCGGGCGACACCGGCGACGCGCTGCTCGTCGCCTGCAAGGAAGGCGTGCACCTGTTAGAAAAATCTGACAACGCATGGAAGCCCACCCGCCTGACCGAAAAAGGCGCCGGTGAAGTCCGCCTCGGCAAGCTGCCAAGCGGCCAACGCATGATCGCCACCATCGAGCCGTTCCACGGCAATACCCTCGCCATCAACCCCGAGAACAAGGACGGCCTCTGGTCCGCGAAGCGCGTCGTCCTCGACGAATCCCTCGCCGAAGGCCACGCCCTCGCCGCCGCCGATTTCCTCGGCCTCGGCTACGACCAGGTCATCGCCGGCTGGCGCAAGGCGAACGCCGAAAACAAGGTCGGCATCCGCCTCTACATCCCCACCTCCGATGACGGCAGCACCTGGAAACAGCACGCCGTCATCGACGACAACACCATGGCCTGCGAAGACTTCAAGATCGCCGACCTGAATGCCGACGGAAAGCCGGACATCATCGCAGCGGGCCGCGCGACCAAGAACCTCATCGTCTATTGGAATGAACGGAAGTAG
- a CDS encoding DUF5329 family protein yields the protein MMTRSRFIACLCLALVPSVNAATAPAEEAKKIEALIAHIASLKKAVFIRNGKEYDAASAAKFLKGKWEANDKEIKTAAEFIEKVATKSSTSGKAYRIRLEDGKETDCGPYLTEQLKKG from the coding sequence ATGATGACGAGAAGCCGTTTTATTGCCTGTCTGTGCCTGGCCCTGGTTCCCTCGGTGAACGCTGCGACGGCACCGGCGGAAGAAGCGAAGAAGATCGAGGCACTGATCGCCCACATCGCCTCCTTGAAGAAGGCGGTCTTCATCCGCAATGGGAAGGAATACGATGCCGCCTCGGCTGCGAAGTTCCTGAAGGGGAAGTGGGAGGCAAACGACAAGGAGATCAAGACGGCCGCCGAGTTCATCGAGAAGGTGGCGACGAAGTCTTCCACCAGCGGCAAGGCCTACCGGATCCGGCTGGAGGACGGGAAGGAGACTGACTGCGGGCCGTATTTGACGGAGCAGCTGAAGAAGGGTTGA
- a CDS encoding DUF3472 domain-containing protein encodes MKKWLSCSILAALAVPALAVPALAVVEVPAFTAYTAPEPNKGAQRSKDGDITSWEEKTKLHWYGHIAAKGELDLSLKLAGGLPAGARLKLTVTPQEGSAKGRPLDGKENGEQVAFGKFDVPAPGYYRFELEGRGNKLPGLKALVVDGAASEGAHFSMVERRNAASIHLGYTVPEEAKDDVEWFYLEVTPKTEPLWSYYMATGWHRGYFGMQVNSPTERRIIFSVWDSGGEAVDRKKVDDDNRVKLLAKGGGVDAGDFGNEGTGGHSHLVYPWKLGDTVHFLMRAQAEGDKTIYSGWYRDSKEKQWHLVASFRAPRDGKFLHGLYSFNENFGGDNGDERRVCEFGNGWIRTKSGKWMPLTEAKFTHDGHGKSERLDRSAGTIGKRFYLANGGFVEDTNETAVTKAYDAMKISAPEGKHPVDAELEKMPMK; translated from the coding sequence ATGAAAAAGTGGCTTTCGTGCTCGATTTTGGCGGCGTTGGCTGTTCCGGCGTTGGCTGTTCCGGCGCTGGCGGTAGTGGAGGTGCCGGCATTCACCGCTTACACGGCTCCGGAGCCGAACAAGGGAGCCCAGCGCAGCAAGGATGGCGACATCACGAGCTGGGAGGAGAAGACCAAGCTTCACTGGTATGGGCACATCGCGGCCAAGGGTGAGCTGGACCTTTCGCTCAAGCTCGCCGGTGGTTTGCCGGCGGGGGCGCGGCTGAAGCTGACCGTTACCCCGCAGGAGGGTTCGGCGAAGGGGCGGCCGCTCGATGGCAAGGAGAACGGCGAGCAGGTGGCGTTCGGGAAGTTCGATGTTCCTGCGCCGGGCTACTACCGCTTCGAGCTTGAGGGCAGGGGGAACAAGTTGCCGGGATTGAAGGCGCTGGTGGTGGATGGCGCTGCATCAGAAGGCGCGCATTTCTCGATGGTGGAGCGGCGCAATGCGGCCTCGATTCATCTCGGCTACACGGTGCCGGAGGAGGCGAAGGATGACGTGGAGTGGTTCTATCTGGAGGTGACTCCGAAGACGGAGCCGCTGTGGAGCTACTACATGGCGACCGGTTGGCACCGTGGCTATTTCGGCATGCAGGTGAATAGCCCGACCGAGCGGCGGATCATTTTCTCGGTGTGGGATTCGGGTGGCGAAGCGGTGGATCGCAAGAAGGTCGATGACGACAATCGCGTGAAGCTGCTGGCCAAGGGCGGTGGCGTGGACGCGGGTGACTTCGGCAACGAGGGCACGGGTGGTCACAGCCATCTGGTCTATCCGTGGAAGCTCGGCGATACCGTGCACTTCCTGATGCGTGCGCAGGCGGAAGGCGACAAGACGATCTACAGCGGGTGGTATCGCGACTCGAAGGAGAAGCAATGGCATCTGGTCGCTTCATTCCGCGCGCCGAGGGACGGCAAGTTTTTGCACGGGCTCTATTCCTTCAATGAGAACTTCGGTGGCGACAATGGGGACGAGCGCCGGGTCTGTGAATTTGGCAACGGATGGATCCGCACCAAGTCGGGTAAGTGGATGCCGCTGACGGAGGCCAAGTTTACCCATGATGGGCACGGCAAGTCCGAGCGACTTGACCGCAGTGCGGGCACGATCGGGAAGCGCTTCTATCTGGCGAATGGCGGTTTCGTGGAGGACACGAACGAGACCGCGGTGACGAAGGCTTACGACGCGATGAAGATTTCAGCTCCCGAAGGGAAGCATCCGGTGGATGCGGAGCTGGAGAAGATGCCGATGAAGTGA
- a CDS encoding efflux transporter outer membrane subunit produces the protein MRKPLLLALPVFLASCNMEPALETINSPVSENYPGNSGGGVSADIAWQKFFTDARLKRLISIGLENNRDLRVATLNVEQARAQYGISRSQLFPTVDVAAGGSRSRTPRTLSQSGSAVNSESYEVSVGVTAYELDLFGRVRSLNHAALQNYFASDAARVGAQIALVSQIASAYFTELSAVEQMELSQRTLDAVSETYNLTKMRFDAGDVSELDLRSVDVQVQTAKANLAAFQQRRAEANNAIAFLIGTGVPSNLPKGRGLEGGLVADVRAGVSSQLLIRRPDIREAEHQLRAANANIGAARAAFFPRITLTGSRGTASESLGDLFQHGSSAWSFAPQLSVPIFDGGYNKSTLDVAEVRKQIQVATYEKSIQNAFREVADGLAARTGLNGQIEAFEGLVSAQQKRFDLADARYKQGVDSYFEVLTAQQDLFDSQRALIQLRLARVVNAVGLYKALGGGW, from the coding sequence ATGCGTAAGCCGCTACTTCTCGCCCTGCCCGTTTTCCTCGCCTCGTGCAACATGGAGCCGGCGCTGGAAACCATTAACTCGCCCGTTTCGGAAAACTACCCTGGCAACAGCGGGGGAGGTGTGTCCGCTGACATCGCGTGGCAAAAGTTCTTCACCGATGCGCGGCTCAAGCGCCTGATTTCGATCGGCCTGGAGAACAACCGCGACCTGCGGGTGGCCACGCTGAATGTGGAGCAGGCCCGCGCCCAGTACGGGATCTCGCGGAGCCAGCTCTTCCCGACGGTGGACGTCGCGGCGGGTGGCTCCCGGAGCCGCACTCCGAGGACGCTTTCCCAGAGCGGCTCGGCGGTCAATTCCGAGTCCTATGAGGTCTCGGTGGGTGTCACGGCCTACGAGCTCGACCTGTTCGGCCGGGTGCGCAGCCTGAACCATGCGGCGCTGCAGAATTATTTCGCGAGCGATGCCGCGCGGGTCGGCGCCCAGATCGCGCTCGTGTCACAGATTGCCAGCGCCTACTTCACGGAGCTTTCGGCGGTCGAGCAGATGGAGCTGTCCCAGCGCACCTTGGACGCGGTGAGTGAAACCTACAATCTGACCAAGATGCGGTTCGACGCGGGCGATGTGTCCGAGCTCGACCTGCGCTCGGTGGACGTGCAGGTGCAGACCGCGAAGGCGAATCTGGCGGCTTTCCAACAGCGCCGGGCCGAGGCGAACAATGCGATCGCGTTTCTCATCGGCACGGGGGTTCCCTCGAATCTGCCCAAGGGCCGAGGTCTGGAGGGCGGACTGGTTGCCGACGTTCGCGCCGGAGTTTCGTCCCAACTGCTGATCCGCCGGCCGGACATTCGGGAGGCCGAGCACCAGCTCCGCGCCGCGAATGCGAACATCGGTGCAGCCCGCGCCGCTTTCTTCCCGCGGATCACCCTGACGGGCAGTCGTGGCACGGCGAGCGAGAGCCTGGGGGACCTGTTCCAACACGGCAGTTCGGCCTGGTCGTTCGCGCCACAACTCAGCGTGCCGATTTTCGACGGGGGCTATAACAAGTCCACGCTCGACGTTGCAGAGGTGCGCAAGCAGATCCAGGTGGCCACCTACGAGAAGTCGATTCAGAATGCCTTCCGCGAAGTGGCCGACGGTCTCGCCGCCCGCACCGGTCTGAATGGCCAGATCGAGGCCTTCGAGGGTCTGGTCAGCGCCCAACAGAAGCGGTTCGACCTCGCCGATGCCCGTTACAAACAAGGCGTCGACAGTTACTTCGAAGTTCTGACAGCGCAGCAAGATCTCTTCGACTCGCAACGTGCTCTCATCCAGCTCCGCCTGGCCCGCGTGGTGAACGCGGTGGGCCTCTACAAGGCTCTCGGCGGCGGCTGGTAA
- a CDS encoding RNA polymerase sigma factor, with product MNSFPSSDDSLLARQAREGSSAAFGTLVHRYHARVFAFLLTLTRHRQDAEDLTQDTFVRAWNKIHRYDPSLPLLPWLFTLARRQSIAALRKSRPLPPDLPFPTEPEPESPALQLWAIAKRQLAPEAYSALWLHYREELPLKEVANILGKREGAVKVLLHRARKSLAETLRAKTPPPLPPPLPELQRTP from the coding sequence GTGAACTCTTTCCCCTCCTCCGATGACTCCCTGCTCGCGCGCCAGGCGCGGGAGGGATCATCGGCGGCATTCGGCACCTTGGTTCACCGCTATCACGCCCGCGTCTTCGCCTTCCTCCTCACCCTGACCCGCCATCGCCAGGACGCCGAGGACCTCACCCAGGACACCTTTGTTAGAGCGTGGAACAAGATCCATCGCTACGATCCCTCCCTGCCTCTCCTTCCCTGGCTCTTCACCCTCGCCCGTCGCCAATCCATCGCCGCCCTGAGGAAATCGCGCCCCCTTCCACCCGACCTGCCCTTCCCCACCGAGCCCGAACCGGAAAGCCCGGCTCTCCAACTCTGGGCCATCGCCAAACGCCAGCTCGCCCCCGAAGCCTACAGCGCTCTCTGGCTTCACTACCGCGAGGAACTCCCGCTCAAGGAAGTCGCCAACATCCTCGGCAAGCGCGAAGGTGCCGTGAAAGTCCTCCTCCACCGCGCCCGCAAGTCCCTCGCCGAAACCCTCCGCGCCAAAACTCCCCCACCCCTTCCGCCGCCGCTTCCCGAACTTCAACGCACCCCATGA
- a CDS encoding sensor histidine kinase, translating to MGWSVCGIVQVFLRVMMAVVVMLMASRVALGQGVITSAAEVRALSPEAAAEGRPVKIRGFAPFVHEPGIALFLHDGTAGIFVEQPLEGGGKWPVTGDRIEVTGVTGRGYFAPVIRGVDGKAPQIEVLGHEALPEPKHVSGEELDRPDLDCEWIEVEALVREVLMNEGDIVLECQAGPCEFHALLEGPLPPESVPWDLAESPVRIRGVAATIFNAGRQMTRRFLRVNSLDDVVSLERRDRKAEPRLVRADELFRFTGEGPDELVRVRGIATLAMPGRGMFLRTDGGGLWVQTAQPVAAVPGSIVEADGWPRVGPMKPILRARGARVVGTGEKPQPLKFEAREVLHARHQAEFVSLEAELLDVFRGEDGTTLELRDHATVFRGLLGELDGTLPELVPGSRVIVNGIAQITSAGAFEPLQEEDKLLVRLRSPADVEVLSLPPWWTTQRVIMAAAAIIAVMLAIYARNRTKRHREQETQRREFEAVLSERGRFAREIHDSLAQGLTSISLQLECVRDEISEEPEKARLHLETARGLVRDSMREARRTVWNLRPLALGEADLATALQRFAADLTRDGKVIAQQEIEGTPRPLSADQESALLRIGQEALTNAARHSGSNRIVVRLRFGSDWVTLTVLDNGGGFDVAERVGKGYGLTGMHERVAALGGSLSIDSRPGEGTEVSATLPT from the coding sequence GTGGGATGGTCTGTGTGTGGGATCGTGCAGGTTTTCCTCCGCGTGATGATGGCGGTCGTGGTGATGCTGATGGCGTCGCGGGTGGCGCTTGGGCAGGGCGTGATCACGTCGGCGGCGGAGGTTAGGGCGCTTTCACCGGAGGCAGCGGCGGAGGGGAGGCCGGTGAAGATCCGGGGCTTCGCGCCGTTTGTCCACGAGCCGGGGATTGCGCTATTCCTGCATGACGGGACGGCGGGGATTTTCGTGGAGCAGCCGCTGGAAGGGGGCGGAAAATGGCCGGTGACGGGTGACCGGATCGAGGTAACGGGCGTCACGGGGCGCGGTTATTTCGCGCCGGTGATCCGGGGCGTGGATGGGAAAGCGCCGCAGATCGAAGTGCTGGGGCACGAGGCATTGCCCGAGCCAAAGCATGTGAGCGGTGAAGAGCTGGACCGCCCGGATCTCGATTGCGAGTGGATCGAGGTGGAGGCGCTGGTTCGCGAGGTGCTGATGAATGAGGGAGACATCGTGCTGGAATGCCAGGCGGGGCCCTGTGAGTTTCATGCGCTGTTAGAAGGGCCCTTGCCGCCGGAGTCGGTGCCGTGGGATTTGGCCGAAAGTCCGGTGCGGATCCGGGGTGTGGCGGCGACGATTTTCAATGCGGGGCGGCAGATGACGCGGCGATTCCTGCGAGTGAACTCGCTGGATGACGTGGTGTCGCTGGAGCGGCGGGATCGCAAAGCGGAGCCGCGGCTGGTGCGCGCGGATGAGCTTTTCCGATTCACCGGGGAGGGTCCGGATGAACTGGTGCGAGTCCGTGGGATCGCGACGCTGGCGATGCCCGGGCGCGGGATGTTTCTCCGCACGGATGGCGGCGGCCTGTGGGTGCAGACGGCCCAGCCGGTGGCGGCGGTGCCGGGTAGCATCGTTGAGGCGGATGGGTGGCCGCGAGTGGGGCCGATGAAGCCGATCCTGCGGGCGCGCGGGGCGCGGGTGGTGGGGACGGGTGAGAAGCCGCAGCCGCTGAAGTTCGAGGCGCGTGAGGTGCTTCATGCGAGGCATCAGGCGGAGTTCGTTTCGCTGGAGGCGGAGCTGCTGGACGTCTTCCGCGGCGAGGATGGAACGACACTGGAACTGCGCGACCATGCGACGGTATTCCGGGGGCTGTTAGGCGAGCTGGATGGCACCTTGCCGGAGCTGGTGCCCGGTTCGCGGGTGATCGTGAACGGGATCGCGCAGATTACTTCGGCGGGGGCGTTCGAGCCCTTGCAGGAAGAAGACAAGCTGCTGGTGCGGCTGCGTTCGCCAGCGGATGTGGAAGTGCTTTCGCTGCCGCCGTGGTGGACCACGCAGCGGGTGATCATGGCCGCGGCGGCGATCATTGCGGTGATGCTGGCGATCTACGCGAGGAACCGTACCAAGCGGCATCGCGAGCAGGAAACGCAGCGCCGTGAGTTTGAGGCGGTGCTTTCCGAGCGAGGGCGATTTGCGCGGGAGATCCATGACTCACTGGCGCAGGGGCTGACTTCGATTTCGCTGCAACTCGAGTGCGTGCGCGATGAGATCAGCGAGGAGCCGGAGAAGGCGCGGCTTCACCTGGAGACGGCGCGCGGACTGGTCCGCGACAGCATGCGGGAGGCGCGGCGGACGGTGTGGAATTTACGGCCGCTGGCGCTTGGCGAGGCGGATCTGGCGACGGCGTTGCAACGCTTTGCGGCCGATTTGACGCGGGATGGAAAGGTCATCGCGCAGCAGGAAATCGAGGGCACCCCGAGGCCGCTTTCGGCGGATCAGGAGAGCGCCTTGCTACGCATCGGACAGGAGGCATTGACCAATGCGGCGCGGCATTCCGGGTCTAACAGAATCGTGGTGCGGTTGCGATTTGGCAGCGATTGGGTGACGCTCACGGTGCTGGATAACGGGGGCGGTTTCGATGTCGCGGAGCGTGTCGGGAAGGGCTATGGCCTGACCGGGATGCACGAACGGGTGGCTGCATTGGGCGGGAGTCTTTCGATTGACAGCAGGCCCGGGGAAGGCACTGAAGTATCCGCAACCCTTCC